Proteins co-encoded in one Haloarcula pelagica genomic window:
- a CDS encoding DUF1616 domain-containing protein has protein sequence MQRGLRHADLLAVGGWLALVDVVVLVPALRESLLRPALVVPFLLVGPGYAVVSALFPERVGTDGGPQLSGLGRLVLGFGASVGVVLAVGFLLDFSVFGFATIPVLGGVTVVTLGALVLAVVRRRRVESPAGVSFDAARERGRRAVGEQPVDIVLSVAVCLSLALAVAAVSGLPAADRSPSEAYLLTPGSDGPAAEEYPGRLTRGEPAALVLGAESGTDSATPVIAVVTLQRVAVADGTVTVREETELQRLTFTDPADGTARVEHTVTPTLSGDLRLTYAVYFDREPTGAPDRQVHLQVTVAEP, from the coding sequence ATGCAGCGGGGACTCCGCCACGCCGACCTCCTCGCGGTCGGGGGCTGGCTGGCGCTCGTCGACGTGGTCGTGCTAGTCCCCGCATTGCGCGAGAGTCTGCTCCGGCCGGCGCTCGTGGTCCCGTTCCTGCTCGTCGGGCCGGGCTACGCCGTCGTCTCCGCGCTGTTCCCCGAGCGCGTCGGGACCGACGGCGGACCGCAACTGTCGGGACTCGGACGGCTCGTCCTCGGCTTCGGCGCGAGCGTCGGGGTGGTCCTTGCGGTGGGCTTCCTGCTCGATTTCAGCGTCTTCGGCTTCGCCACGATCCCGGTGCTCGGCGGTGTCACGGTCGTGACACTGGGGGCGCTCGTGCTGGCGGTCGTCCGTCGGAGGCGGGTCGAGTCGCCCGCCGGCGTCTCGTTCGACGCGGCCCGCGAGCGGGGCCGGCGAGCGGTCGGGGAACAGCCCGTCGACATCGTGCTGTCCGTGGCGGTCTGTCTCTCGCTCGCGCTCGCTGTCGCCGCCGTCTCCGGACTCCCCGCGGCCGACCGCTCGCCGTCGGAGGCGTACCTCCTGACACCCGGTTCGGACGGGCCGGCAGCCGAGGAGTACCCTGGGCGACTCACCCGCGGTGAACCGGCGGCGCTCGTCCTCGGCGCCGAGAGCGGCACCGACAGCGCGACGCCGGTCATCGCCGTCGTCACGCTCCAGCGCGTCGCCGTCGCCGACGGGACGGTGACAGTCCGCGAGGAGACGGAACTCCAGCGGCTCACGTTCACCGACCCCGCGGACGGGACCGCCCGCGTCGAACACACGGTGACACCGACGCTGTCGGGCGACCTGCGGCTGACCTACGCGGTGTACTTCGACCGCGAGCCGACGGGCGCCCCCGACCGGCAGGTCCACCTCCAGGTGACCGTCGCCGAACCCTGA
- a CDS encoding lipopolysaccharide biosynthesis protein, giving the protein MEEKRRGTDPVRPSSRTAVPRRLNFARAGGLLLGIELFGTVVGFLSTVYFATELGAARLGVFFLFEAVLSTLATFGDFGIRGAVEKRISEGTAPRQILGAAILLKVGLIGVLGVVVVLFRDVINGYVGADVALLLVVTTLLYELSTLTVHVLRAELRADETAVLYFLRLVTYVVVAVVLLQFGLGVWALLYGVVAGYVVLLVAGATRVSIQPAVPAREHVASLVDYAKFNGIWGLGGHIYNTMDLLVIGFFLSSAHVAGYELAWRVTLMTAVVGGVVANTVFAQLSAWNASGEVDAIRTTLRNGTTAALFLVVPSFAGVALLSEELLGLVFGPEYVLAAAAFVVLMGEKVVAAVNIVLDAAVRAVDRPDIGAGATVLSLTLNVVLNLVLVPRYGLVGGAAATGLAMAVNTAALWWFLRRIVPVEFAARDLGWCVGAAGAMAGTLLLVGTVVPATTLPRLLGLVALGGVVYLGVVVLSPSLRGSARRALAQFGE; this is encoded by the coding sequence ATGGAGGAGAAGCGCCGCGGGACCGACCCCGTTCGACCGTCCTCCCGGACCGCGGTTCCGAGACGGCTGAACTTCGCGCGGGCCGGCGGGCTCTTGCTGGGGATCGAACTGTTCGGCACCGTCGTCGGCTTCCTGAGCACCGTCTACTTCGCGACCGAACTCGGGGCGGCGCGGCTGGGCGTGTTCTTCCTCTTCGAGGCCGTCCTGAGCACGCTGGCGACGTTCGGCGACTTCGGGATCCGGGGCGCCGTCGAGAAGCGCATCAGCGAGGGGACCGCTCCGCGCCAGATCCTCGGTGCCGCGATCCTGCTGAAAGTCGGGCTCATCGGCGTCCTCGGCGTGGTCGTCGTCCTGTTCCGGGACGTGATCAACGGCTACGTCGGCGCGGACGTTGCACTCTTGCTGGTCGTGACGACGCTGCTGTACGAACTGTCGACGCTTACCGTCCACGTCCTCCGTGCGGAACTCCGGGCCGACGAGACGGCCGTGTTGTACTTCCTGCGGTTGGTCACCTACGTCGTCGTCGCCGTCGTCCTCTTGCAGTTCGGCCTCGGCGTGTGGGCCTTGCTGTACGGCGTCGTCGCGGGCTACGTCGTCCTCCTGGTGGCCGGCGCGACGCGCGTCTCGATCCAGCCCGCCGTCCCCGCCCGAGAACACGTCGCGTCCCTCGTCGACTACGCGAAGTTCAACGGCATCTGGGGGCTGGGCGGGCACATCTACAACACGATGGACCTGCTCGTCATCGGCTTCTTCCTCTCGTCGGCCCACGTCGCCGGCTACGAGTTGGCCTGGCGCGTGACCCTGATGACGGCGGTGGTCGGCGGCGTCGTCGCGAACACCGTCTTCGCCCAGTTGAGCGCCTGGAACGCGAGCGGCGAGGTCGACGCGATCAGGACGACACTGCGCAACGGGACGACGGCCGCGCTGTTTCTGGTCGTCCCCTCTTTCGCCGGCGTCGCGCTCCTCTCCGAGGAACTGCTGGGACTGGTGTTCGGTCCGGAGTACGTCCTCGCGGCGGCCGCGTTCGTCGTCCTGATGGGCGAGAAGGTCGTCGCCGCGGTCAACATCGTCCTCGACGCGGCGGTCCGGGCGGTCGACCGGCCCGACATCGGCGCCGGCGCGACGGTCCTCTCCCTGACCCTGAACGTCGTCCTGAACCTCGTGCTCGTGCCCCGCTACGGGCTGGTCGGCGGCGCCGCGGCGACCGGCCTGGCGATGGCTGTCAACACCGCCGCGCTCTGGTGGTTCCTCCGGCGGATCGTCCCCGTCGAGTTCGCCGCCCGTGATCTGGGGTGGTGTGTCGGCGCCGCCGGCGCGATGGCGGGGACGCTCCTGCTCGTCGGGACGGTCGTGCCGGCGACGACGCTGCCCCGCCTGCTGGGTCTGGTGGCGCTTGGCGGAGTCGTCTATCTCGGCGTCGTCGTGCTCTCACCGTCGCTCCGCGGCAGCGCCCGGAGGGCGCTGGCACAGTTCGGCGAGTGA
- a CDS encoding cupredoxin domain-containing protein has translation MQRRTLLKVVGAAAVGLAGCSESGSTATETPTPTPTVGPSETLVEMTDSLKFVPETVEISVGDTVVWETVGSVAHSVTAYEDDLPAGADYFASGEFDSESAARQDYPVGSVGPDETYTHTFETAGEYPYFCIPHESGMVGTVVVE, from the coding sequence ATGCAACGACGGACGCTGCTGAAGGTGGTGGGGGCCGCTGCGGTCGGCCTCGCGGGCTGTTCGGAGTCGGGATCGACCGCGACCGAGACGCCGACTCCGACGCCGACGGTCGGACCGAGCGAGACCCTCGTCGAGATGACCGACTCGCTCAAGTTCGTCCCGGAGACGGTCGAGATCAGCGTCGGCGACACGGTGGTCTGGGAGACGGTCGGGTCGGTCGCTCACAGCGTCACCGCCTACGAGGACGACCTGCCAGCGGGCGCCGACTACTTCGCCTCCGGCGAGTTCGACAGCGAGTCGGCGGCGAGACAGGACTACCCCGTCGGCAGTGTCGGCCCCGACGAGACGTACACGCACACCTTCGAGACGGCTGGGGAGTACCCCTACTTCTGTATCCCCCACGAGTCCGGGATGGTCGGGACCGTCGTCGTCGAGTAA
- a CDS encoding metal-dependent hydrolase: protein MLPWTHLAFGYVLFLGVLLLSRRPGSRAELLALLAGTQVPDVIDKPLAWWVQLLPSGRSLAHSLLFAVPVVLAAAVVARRYGRRELGPALAVGYASHLLGDTYAALWYWRTEELTFLLWPLLPPYPYDEFTGFLDFALRAEVTTSLLVQSAVAGVGLLVLLAHFARVPWWPPERRVG, encoded by the coding sequence GTGCTCCCCTGGACCCACCTCGCGTTCGGTTACGTCCTCTTTCTGGGTGTCCTCCTCCTCTCTCGGCGTCCCGGCTCGCGCGCAGAACTGCTTGCGCTGCTGGCCGGGACGCAGGTGCCCGACGTGATCGACAAGCCACTGGCCTGGTGGGTGCAGCTCCTGCCGTCGGGCCGGTCGCTGGCTCACTCGCTGCTCTTTGCCGTCCCGGTCGTCCTGGCCGCGGCGGTCGTCGCCCGCCGATACGGCCGTCGAGAGCTGGGGCCTGCACTCGCCGTCGGCTACGCGAGTCACCTCCTGGGGGATACGTACGCCGCGCTGTGGTACTGGCGCACCGAGGAACTCACCTTCCTGTTGTGGCCGCTGCTCCCGCCGTACCCCTACGACGAGTTCACGGGCTTTCTCGACTTCGCGCTCCGGGCCGAAGTGACGACGAGCCTGCTGGTGCAGTCGGCCGTCGCCGGCGTCGGCCTCCTCGTCCTGCTCGCGCACTTCGCCCGGGTGCCGTGGTGGCCCCCGGAACGACGGGTCGGCTAG
- a CDS encoding glycosyltransferase family 2 protein, whose product MAGTQRTKQDGISTTKTVSAASGTARRVSLTIQSTRDATTLVRLTDSVPSGHSLVDPAHGPEQADQPTYSDGRIVVERTLRPGETVTLGYLLTGGSGTLPDATIECVTEFDTSPEPIREPVVLWERADGSTVPLGLSLPDASGDEIPLVHLDGAVTGAHAAPAIGIVLAEHNEDAVYRTVMRAKRRGHPVLLTYPPALADAELIDAVGSLGVTVVEPPRGDPTVAVFHRALSTAARERGLPGIVLQTRDCPRIDYGRTLNALDRADFEVVAIPEAWNEADTGPSVVVAIPAYNAGGSIGRVVEQAAAFADEVLVVDDGSTDETGVIAREAGATVVTHERNRGYGGALKTAFDEAATRGVAHLIVIDADGQHDPADIPLLVDTQERSAADIVIGSRYVPGSNTRIPFVRSIGLAVINHMTNVSLGNLRPSGWIRDTQSGYRAYNRRAISSLAEDDTIGENMGASTDILYHAHRNRLSVTEVPTTIYYDVEHGSTQGSLSHGLDLVRNIAWTIEYGRPLLIVGLPGTVSMILGVVVTSLLTTQFLQGGQLAPVPLATGVLFALGGLLLCFAAILMHVLNEHPTFKRLRS is encoded by the coding sequence ATGGCAGGGACACAGCGAACCAAGCAGGACGGCATCTCGACGACGAAGACGGTCAGCGCCGCCTCCGGCACCGCCAGGCGCGTCTCGCTCACGATTCAGTCGACGCGAGACGCCACCACGCTGGTTCGGCTCACCGACTCCGTCCCGTCGGGCCACTCTCTCGTCGACCCGGCTCACGGCCCGGAGCAGGCCGACCAGCCGACATACAGCGACGGACGGATCGTCGTCGAGCGGACGCTCCGCCCTGGTGAGACGGTAACTCTCGGCTACCTGCTCACGGGCGGCTCCGGGACCCTCCCCGACGCGACGATCGAGTGTGTCACGGAGTTCGACACCTCGCCGGAGCCGATCCGGGAGCCGGTCGTCCTGTGGGAGCGGGCCGACGGCTCGACGGTCCCGCTCGGGCTCTCGCTCCCGGACGCTAGCGGTGACGAGATCCCGCTCGTCCACCTCGACGGGGCCGTCACCGGTGCCCACGCGGCCCCGGCGATCGGGATCGTCCTCGCCGAGCACAACGAAGACGCCGTCTACCGGACGGTCATGCGGGCGAAACGCCGCGGCCACCCGGTCCTGTTGACCTACCCGCCCGCGCTGGCCGACGCGGAGCTCATCGACGCGGTCGGGTCGCTGGGCGTGACCGTCGTCGAGCCGCCCCGCGGCGACCCGACGGTCGCGGTGTTTCACCGCGCGCTCTCGACGGCTGCCAGAGAGCGCGGGCTCCCCGGGATCGTCCTCCAGACGCGTGACTGCCCGCGGATCGACTACGGACGGACACTGAACGCCCTCGACCGGGCCGACTTCGAGGTCGTCGCCATCCCGGAGGCCTGGAACGAGGCGGACACCGGGCCGTCGGTCGTCGTCGCGATCCCGGCCTACAACGCGGGCGGGAGCATCGGGCGCGTGGTCGAACAGGCCGCGGCGTTCGCCGACGAGGTGCTCGTCGTCGACGACGGGAGCACGGACGAGACTGGTGTCATCGCCCGCGAGGCCGGCGCGACCGTCGTCACCCACGAGCGAAACCGCGGCTACGGCGGCGCGCTCAAGACCGCGTTCGACGAGGCGGCGACGCGCGGCGTGGCACATCTCATCGTCATCGACGCCGACGGCCAACACGACCCGGCGGACATCCCGCTGTTGGTCGACACCCAGGAGCGGTCGGCCGCCGATATCGTGATCGGGAGTCGGTACGTCCCGGGCTCGAACACGCGGATCCCGTTCGTCCGATCGATCGGGCTGGCGGTCATCAACCACATGACCAACGTCAGTCTCGGCAATCTCCGCCCGAGCGGCTGGATTCGGGACACACAGAGCGGCTATCGGGCGTACAACCGCCGCGCGATCAGCTCCCTGGCCGAGGACGACACAATCGGCGAGAACATGGGCGCGAGCACCGACATCCTCTATCACGCCCACCGGAACCGCCTCAGCGTCACCGAAGTCCCGACGACGATCTACTACGATGTCGAACACGGCAGCACCCAGGGCTCGCTCAGCCACGGGCTCGATCTGGTGCGCAACATCGCCTGGACCATCGAGTACGGTCGACCGCTGCTCATCGTCGGGCTACCGGGCACCGTCAGCATGATCCTGGGGGTGGTCGTCACGAGCCTGCTGACGACGCAGTTCCTCCAGGGCGGACAGCTCGCGCCGGTCCCGCTCGCGACGGGCGTCCTGTTCGCGCTGGGCGGGCTGTTGCTCTGTTTCGCCGCCATCCTGATGCACGTGCTCAACGAGCATCCGACGTTCAAGCGGTTGCGGTCGTAG
- a CDS encoding Lrp/AsnC family transcriptional regulator, whose protein sequence is MADEAIDDVDRAILHALQEDARNMSSGDIAERTGTSDSTVRKRIQRLESDGMIKGYSADVDYQKSGYPLRMLLFCTAAIPERGDLIPAILEIDGVVSVQELVTGEQNLLITVVGESDSDITPVAQELLNMGLTVADEVLVRSHETKPFGEFGPE, encoded by the coding sequence ATGGCAGACGAAGCCATCGACGACGTGGACCGGGCGATCCTCCACGCGCTCCAGGAAGACGCACGCAACATGTCTTCGGGGGACATCGCCGAGCGGACCGGAACGTCGGACAGCACCGTCCGCAAGCGGATCCAGCGGCTCGAATCCGACGGGATGATCAAGGGGTACAGCGCCGATGTCGACTACCAGAAGTCGGGCTACCCGCTGCGGATGTTGCTGTTCTGTACCGCGGCGATCCCCGAACGCGGCGATCTCATCCCGGCGATCCTGGAGATCGACGGCGTCGTCTCCGTCCAGGAACTGGTCACCGGCGAGCAGAACCTCCTGATCACCGTCGTGGGCGAGTCCGACAGCGACATCACCCCGGTCGCACAGGAGTTGTTGAACATGGGCCTGACCGTCGCCGACGAGGTGCTCGTCCGGAGCCACGAGACCAAACCGTTCGGCGAGTTCGGGCCCGAGTGA
- a CDS encoding proton-conducting transporter membrane subunit gives MTEHDHSTTIGQLPEPTESTPVTPRALTRAVWLMWVASLGVLAAALGTGGAWEFGGVVAVDGLTVLLWVVVTFFSGIVHSYSRRYMAGSKDLTRFFTRVFGFTLAVMVLVAADHVALFGVAWLAMGLAMASLIGYVDGWPQAQAAATLARRYFLASTALLAVALGVLSWATGETAVSEIVTAVDTVPTVPWVVAVVALVGAAMIQSALVPFHSWLLSSMTAPTPASALMHAGFVNAGGVLLVRFAPVVTLDPTVMLGIAVVGATSALLGKLLKTVQTDIKRKLGCSTVGQMGFMLLQAGLGFFGAAITHLILHGFYKAYQFLSSGEQVEQTAPAKTGTAADPSAVGLIVTAVTAVAGGALFAVLTGKGTSFDTGLLLAGLVSLTTLHATRTAVGHRGLPTTVRYVVAPLVFLAGITVYAGAYTAVTAVLAPLPLGSPPTELTAVHGVLAAAFALAYVAVDTGVYERSTRLYVALVNAAQPAAGTLLTDTEDYNEY, from the coding sequence ATGACAGAACACGACCACTCGACGACGATTGGACAACTCCCGGAACCGACGGAATCGACGCCGGTCACGCCCCGAGCGCTCACCCGAGCCGTCTGGCTCATGTGGGTGGCGAGTCTGGGCGTCCTAGCCGCGGCCCTCGGGACCGGCGGCGCCTGGGAGTTCGGTGGCGTGGTCGCCGTCGACGGACTGACGGTGTTGCTGTGGGTCGTCGTGACCTTCTTCAGCGGTATCGTCCACAGCTACTCCCGGCGCTACATGGCCGGGAGCAAGGACCTGACGCGGTTTTTCACCCGTGTCTTCGGCTTCACGCTCGCGGTGATGGTGCTCGTCGCCGCCGACCACGTCGCCCTGTTCGGGGTCGCCTGGCTGGCGATGGGGCTGGCGATGGCGTCGCTCATCGGCTACGTCGACGGCTGGCCACAGGCACAGGCCGCGGCGACGCTCGCCCGCCGGTACTTCCTCGCCAGCACCGCTTTGCTGGCGGTCGCGCTGGGCGTGCTGTCCTGGGCGACGGGCGAGACGGCCGTCTCGGAGATCGTGACCGCCGTCGACACCGTCCCGACGGTCCCCTGGGTCGTCGCGGTGGTGGCGCTGGTGGGTGCGGCGATGATCCAGTCGGCACTGGTCCCGTTTCACTCCTGGCTCCTCTCGTCGATGACCGCACCGACGCCCGCGTCGGCGCTGATGCACGCCGGGTTCGTCAACGCCGGCGGCGTCCTGCTGGTCCGGTTCGCGCCCGTCGTCACGCTCGACCCGACCGTCATGCTCGGGATCGCGGTCGTCGGCGCCACGAGCGCGTTACTCGGGAAACTCCTGAAGACCGTCCAGACGGATATCAAGCGGAAACTGGGCTGCTCGACGGTGGGCCAGATGGGCTTTATGCTCCTCCAGGCCGGCCTGGGCTTTTTCGGCGCCGCGATCACGCACCTGATCCTGCACGGGTTCTACAAGGCCTACCAGTTCCTCTCCTCGGGCGAGCAGGTCGAGCAGACCGCGCCCGCGAAGACGGGGACGGCGGCCGACCCCAGCGCCGTCGGCCTGATCGTGACCGCCGTGACCGCCGTCGCCGGCGGCGCGCTGTTCGCGGTCCTCACCGGGAAAGGGACGAGCTTCGACACCGGCCTCCTGCTGGCCGGCCTGGTCTCGCTGACGACCCTGCACGCGACCCGGACCGCCGTCGGCCACCGCGGGCTCCCGACGACGGTCCGGTACGTCGTCGCCCCGCTGGTCTTCCTGGCCGGGATCACCGTCTACGCCGGGGCGTACACCGCCGTCACGGCCGTCCTGGCACCGCTTCCGCTCGGATCGCCCCCGACCGAACTGACCGCCGTCCACGGCGTCCT